ACGGCATTTGAACCCATGAAGACGGGTCTCAGTCAGAACGGCCTCTCTTTGCGCGAACGCGCAACACTTTGGGCCCAACGGAACTCCTGGCGACTGCCGCGAGGCGTAAGAGGTGTCGCAAAAAAGCTCCTGATCAGCAGCCAGCTGGCTTCCAGAAGCGACTGGATTATCGACGACTGGTCGAGGCCCCTCGTGCCATACGTTACAAGCGTCGCGCCGACCGCACCGGCCGCCCCCGCCTCGATTCCGACCGCCAGCGTGTCGAGATCAGGCGACTTACTTCTTGTACCGCCGGGACGCGTGCACTGCCTGATCGTCACTCCGGTGCTTGACGCTGGCGGGCTTGATGAATTTGTCGCCTTTCTTGCAAGGCGCCTTCCCCACTTTGGACTTCGCGTAACGGTAATGTGTGCACATTCATCGCCGGCGCCCGTCGGACATTTGTTCACAACTCTGCAGAGGGAGGGAACAGCAGTCGTCGCCGCCTCACCAAAAGACGCTTGCCTATGGCTCGAGACGAACCGCCCTCACGTCGTCAGCGCGCACGACCCGCCGGGTTGGCTGTTGCGGGCGGCCAGTGACTTCCGCATTCCGGTCTTGGAGACGCTCCACGGCATTCCAACGCCCATAAGCACGAATTGGAGCGAAGAGCGCCAGAGATCACAACTCGTCACCCGTTTCGTCGCGGTAAGCGAGTTCGTCAGGCGTCAGTACCTTTCAGGTAATCCATCCTATCCTGAGTCCGCGGTCATCACCATCCCGAACGCGTTCAACCAGACTCACCGCCCGGCAGTAGACCGGTCGAAAGCCCGGGCCTGGCTAGGCCTCAATGACGAATTTCTCTTTCTCTCGCTGGGCCGTCATACGGTTCAGAAGAATGCCTACGGCCTGGTCCAGGCCTTTGCCGAGGTCGCCGAGAATGATCGCAAGGCACATCTGCTGATCGCCGGCCGTCTGGACGATGCAGTTTACACACGTCAAGTGCGCATTCTTCGCGACACGATTCCCTGCAAGGACCGCATTCACCTTCGGCAGTCGTTTCCTGATCCGTCCGTCCTGCTGGCCGCCGCCGATTGCTTCGTTCTGAACTCCTTCTTCGAGGGATGGTCGCTGGCTTCCATGGAAGCCTTAAGCGCGGGGTTGCCTGCGATTGTGAGTGACGTAGGCGGCGCGCGTGAACAGGTCGGTATGGACGGTAGCCGAGGCTTCGTTGTGGCGAACCCGGTCGGCGATTCCGAAAAGGCCAATTGGCATACCTCATGTCTTATGCGATTTCAGCCACAGAAGAATAAGGATGAACTCGTCAGCGCCATGACGTCAGTGCTCGCACGCCGAGATCATTGGTCTGGCGTGCGTGAACAACTGTCCGCAGATTCACGGAGTCGCTTCGATCCCGTCGTATGTTCCAGACGGCATGCGGAGGTCCTTCTTTCGATGATTTCACAATCTGCGACCGAGAGCCAGTTCGCCGAGTGTAGTGGCCCGTAGACGCTGGAGGGGTATTGCGCATTTTCGGGGCAGCAAGGCGGTCCGCCTCTTGCCAATCGCAGCACTAGCTGATTAGCCGGCTCTTCTTCCAGTTGATCTTCCGCTGTGCAACCGGCCCATCAGTCAGCTCACCCGCCATAATGTATTGCTTTGCCAAGTGATGGGTCAGGAATCCGAGGGTCAGTCCGTCCAGCAACTTGGACTTTGGACCTTCAAGGCCCGTGACCAGACCATCCTTGACCACCAGATTTGACTCATTGAGAAGCTGGAGGGCTGTGTCTTCGACAAAGAACTTCAAATGAGTGCGATCAAGAATTCCCGAATCCGTGTAGGCAAATCGACGTTGGAAAAGAAGCGGCAGGGTCACGCTAAGGTGCGCGATATTCGGAACGGAAACAATCACGCGACCACCATCCATGAGAAGCCTCCTCGTGATCGCCTGGAGCGTACGGGTTGGATCCGGGACATGCTCAAGCACATCGAGCAACAAGATCAGGTCAAACTTGCTGCCGACTCGTGATATCAAGTCGTCGATGTCTCCGATAATCGCGACATCGGCATGCTCTCGCAGGTCAACCTCGAGTGCCTGATTGAGCTCGACCCCGAATGTCGTGGCGTCAGGGTAGAGCGATTTGAGCCAGATCAGAGTGAAGCCTGCGCCAGGTCCAACTTCGAGTATCCGCGAGGCGCGGCTGGGCAGCAA
The nucleotide sequence above comes from Bradyrhizobium sp. NDS-1. Encoded proteins:
- a CDS encoding glycosyltransferase family 4 protein, encoding MKTGLSQNGLSLRERATLWAQRNSWRLPRGVRGVAKKLLISSQLASRSDWIIDDWSRPLVPYVTSVAPTAPAAPASIPTASVSRSGDLLLVPPGRVHCLIVTPVLDAGGLDEFVAFLARRLPHFGLRVTVMCAHSSPAPVGHLFTTLQREGTAVVAASPKDACLWLETNRPHVVSAHDPPGWLLRAASDFRIPVLETLHGIPTPISTNWSEERQRSQLVTRFVAVSEFVRRQYLSGNPSYPESAVITIPNAFNQTHRPAVDRSKARAWLGLNDEFLFLSLGRHTVQKNAYGLVQAFAEVAENDRKAHLLIAGRLDDAVYTRQVRILRDTIPCKDRIHLRQSFPDPSVLLAAADCFVLNSFFEGWSLASMEALSAGLPAIVSDVGGAREQVGMDGSRGFVVANPVGDSEKANWHTSCLMRFQPQKNKDELVSAMTSVLARRDHWSGVREQLSADSRSRFDPVVCSRRHAEVLLSMISQSATESQFAECSGP
- a CDS encoding class I SAM-dependent methyltransferase → MSMEAATRIEIRDMQGQGRALPVSDAKDYYSRSRREIRSLLPSRASRILEVGPGAGFTLIWLKSLYPDATTFGVELNQALEVDLREHADVAIIGDIDDLISRVGSKFDLILLLDVLEHVPDPTRTLQAITRRLLMDGGRVIVSVPNIAHLSVTLPLLFQRRFAYTDSGILDRTHLKFFVEDTALQLLNESNLVVKDGLVTGLEGPKSKLLDGLTLGFLTHHLAKQYIMAGELTDGPVAQRKINWKKSRLIS